The Solanum pennellii chromosome 11, SPENNV200 genome contains a region encoding:
- the LOC107004011 gene encoding uncharacterized protein LOC107004011 — protein sequence MVYKVDLLFYYGGKWVLTPNVIYIKKFTHVWKEYAPDLLSYIDICEEFHEKLGFSKVQQLLLKGPSGRNYLIEGDSGIRTIQTTLSIKSGVLELFAVDEGDDVVPAIDISHNDEPYLVTVDVATEGESSEEEDDENEPNLVTVNEPNLVTVNAGIDVATEGESSEEENDENEPYPSDYNSEELESFRLEKKREINDQLDNFKELEKGMSFKNRDEAKRVVSYYSIARKVALRGL from the coding sequence ATGGTTTACAAGGTGGACCTATTATTCTATTATGGGGGCAAGTGGGTACTGACACCTAATgttatttacattaaaaaattcACTCATGTTTGGAAGGAGTATGCTCCAGATTTATTGTCATATATAGACATATGTGAAGAGTTCCATGAAAAGTTAGGTTTTAGTAAGGTCCAACAACTTCTACTCAAAGGACCTTCTGGGAGGAATTATTTGATTGAGGGGGATTCTGGCATAAGAACAATACAGACAACACTGTCTATTAAGTCTGGTGTACTTGAATTATTTGCTGTAGATGAGGGGGATGATGTTGTTCCAGCTATTGACATCAGCCACAATGATGAACCATACCTAGTCACAGTAGATGTTGCTACTGAAGGTGAATCAAGtgaggaagaagatgatgaaaatGAACCTAATCTAGTCACAGTGAATGAACCTAATCTAGTCACAGTGAATGCTGGAATAGATGTTGCAACTGAAGGTGAATCAAGTGaggaagaaaatgatgaaaatgagcCTTATCCAAGTGACTACAATAGTGAAGAATTGGAATCCTTTAGgttggaaaagaaaagagaaattaatGATCAACTTGATAACTTTAAAGAGTTGGAAAAAGGTATGAGTTTTAAGAACCGTGATGAAGCTAAAAGGGTTGTAAGTTACTACTCAATTGCTAGGAAGGTTGCCCTTAGA